The Brassica oleracea var. oleracea cultivar TO1000 chromosome C6, BOL, whole genome shotgun sequence genome includes a region encoding these proteins:
- the LOC106300053 gene encoding auxilin-like protein 1 isoform X1 codes for MEYEKPPSATTFSRKMTSRSHSLSLSFGANTVYDGVFSSPANAKSPLVDYGEIFRGSGPSPSSIPFLDVPELNVGKVKVDVRSSKLDYSSVFGGFGGCGDFAVTPNEVIVRPEKKERRSRRKGGSSSEEVKNLTSSPEMVRMKHSDILPHQTKENVTAHLTQVQAVPSPSPTLVVGEVSPLQKIVQGSENGTTCSSHVPIVAAPTQVVDNIISPLLKIGQRSEKGTIRSGQVPVVAAPTQVVDNTSLLQKVESKAPIPSVEEVQASRKRRSKTEVDYEKIFVRDECSTRDNYSTCKADSIAERRDVKPPSSLLQRTLNGASERSMGFSSGLPERFHQAEDDDDDSPSSPPFFDAETDVDSSAAESSAALKKALEEAQVRMNIAKQMMERKKSGFRSSAKLKSFDESPKVEVRTEAVVSSQVEDKRDEKVEEKTEESSPQVLGEVVNSSEQSFSNEGDQHAKRARKQWDVPEGLLNSTSDHKQQEVEEVKLEEEQARRARKHWDLPGGIFKSVMNSKKPEPESLAPAKPETDTKQEAQPLTENPFYTFGQLGSKIKGVVEAFTGSKVSQKNETHGTEEERSILPQMVHCEEGDSQEMLAKAEEILQQTECKGEIKQEEKSESKMSTLAEECSEKMEKETGWQVKTSCESEDGPECGVIVFQETSDPTYSFLDQEGENEIVSRPQEMLVSPDDTKPYVREVEEIPTPNESWSKTQLDESVGTMVSFASENTPEPGNTHEETEHKAPRRRRVWKTSEDVYNMIRAPKGNKRHWQLPSVETETTQRSFQIHDTSEETESTSEQASDSGLQENWTVLKQMFRQMFQTADTTKGEDEAYCLVESEKDNIDIHQKAGDDIGKETSYCQITGTDRYEQNEVETEDKVYAHTVEDEELESAQETNCREEEEGKGEEPDATGMASDQEGEYVPEVFEEAGWAQGLSELDESRERQDSRAEMLEYDRSETDSNKSCEKFDQTRELAEEAKNDCSVDTDTSRSSFETRQGDSHTEEVGFEQDLRDQFHEKNSAASSTEEHVEEMDSDSIQSGWSVVDDEDKIKSYVEESLAGGGASKVEEIEETKEESDDMETSASEENSEDKTEQEHRFECQKEEVDRNNVEPAESSCCLPKGDEEIGAAADINMKENEGEESCRSSTSDASQKEAERVEKHLKKKDEAKEKERAKEKERSMVERAIREARERAFADAKERAGKAAMEKAKARVPRRVASDGPRRSEKASVEVNDKLSSAEKASMQAKLRAERAAVERALSEARERALEKALSGKFDASQTRSYGGSKSFGSSGDRRGSSSSSSQGTENKSSGPSSSSNQTAKGEPIQRCKARSERHQRTSERAAEALAEKKLRDLKVQKEEAERNRLSEALDADVKRWSNGKENNLRALLSTLQYILGAESGWKPIPLTDLVSSASVRKAYRKATLYVHPDKLQQRGASTQQKYICEKVFDLLKEAWNKFGADER; via the exons ATGGAGTACGAGAAGCCTCCCTCTGCTACTACTTTCTCCAGGAAGATGACTAGCCGTAGCCACAGCCTCAGCCTCAGCTTCGGCGCAAACACCGTATACGACGGCGTTTTCTCTTCTCCGGCGAACGCGAAGTCTCCTCTCGTCGATTACGGCGAGATATTCCGCGGCTCGGGTCCTTCTCCGTCCTCGATTCCGTTTCTCGATGTCCCCGAGCTCAACGTTGGTAAGGTTAAAGTCGATGTAAGGAGCTCCAAGCTCGATTACTCTTCTGTGTTCGGAGGGTTCGGAGGTTGCGGTGATTTCGCTGTTACTCCCAACGAAGTGATCGTTAGGCCTGAGAAGAAGGAAAGAAG GAGTCGTAGGAAAGGTGGAAGCTCTTCTGAGGAGGTCAAGAATCTAACTTCTTCACCTGAGATGGTTAGGATGAAGCATTCTGATATATTACCACACCAGACAAAAGAGAATGTGACAGCTCATCTTACTCAAGTTCAAGCTGTGCCTAGTCCTAGTCCTACTCTGGTGGTTGGTGAGGTTAGTCCGTTGCAGAAGATTGTCCAGGGCAGTGAGAATGGGACTACTTGCTCTAGTCACGTTCCCATTGTAGCTGCTCCTACTCAAGTGGTTGATAACATTATTAGTCCGTTGCTGAAGATTGGTCAGCGCAGTGAGAAGGGGACTATTCGTTCTGGTCAGGTTCCTGTTGTGGCTGCTCCTACTCAAGTGGTTGATAACACGAGTTTGTTGCAGAAGGTTGAAAGTAAAGCACCTATTCCATCAGTTGAGGAAGTCCAGGCTTCTAGAAAGCGGAGATCTAAAACTGAGGTGGATTACGAGAAGATCTTTGTTCGAGATGAATGCAGCACGCGTGATAACTACTCCACGTGCAAGGCTGATTCTATTGCTGAGCGTCGGGATGTGAAACCACCTTCCAGCTTGCTGCAGCGTACACTCAATGGAGCTTCTGAGAGATCTATGGGTTTCAGTTCAGGGCTTCCGGAGAGGTTTCATCAAGCTGAAGATGATGATGATGATTCTCCGAGTTCACCTCCGTTCTTTGATGCTGAAACAGATGTTGATTCTTCTGCTGCTGAGTCTTCCGCGGCGTTGAAAAAGGCTTTAGAAGAGGCTCAAGTGAGGATGAATATCGCAAAACAAATGATGGAAAGGAAGAAATCAGGTTTTCGCAGTTCCGCTAAACTTAAGTCTTTTGATGAGTCCCCTAAAGTTGAAGTAAGAACCGAAGCTGTGGTAAGTTCTCAAGTTGAAGACAAGAGGGACGAGAAAGTTGAAGAAAAAACAGAAGAAAGCAGTCCTCAAGTTCTTGGTGAAGTGGTGAACTCTTCAGAGCAATCATTCTCAAACGAGGGAGATCAACATGCAAAAAGAGCACGGAAGCAGTGGGATGTTCCTGAAGGACTTTTAAATTCAACCTCAGACCATAAGCAGCAAGAGGTCGAAGAGGTGAAGCTAGAAGAGGAACAAGCCAGAAGAGCTCGAAAACACTGGGACTTACCTGGAGGGATATTCAAATCAGTTATGAATAGTAAGAAGCCGGAGCCAGAAAGCCTTGCACCAGCCAAACCTGAAACTGATACGAAACAAGAGGCGCAACCATTGACTGAGAATCCCTTCTATACATTTGGACAGCTGGGTAGTAAAATAAAAGGTGTTGTAGAGGCCTTCACGGGAAGCAAGGTTTCACAAAAGAATGAGACACATGGAACGGAGGAGGAAAGATCTATCCTCCCTCAAATGGTTCACTGTGAAGAAGGCGACTCACAAGAGATGTTAGCTAAAGCGGAGGAGATCCTGCAACAAACTGAGTGTAAAGGCGAAATCAAACAAGAAGAGAAGTCTGAATCCAAAATGTCTACTCTTGCGGAAGAGTGTTCAGAGAAGATGGAGAAAGAAACAGGATGGCAAGTTAAAACTTCTTGCGAGTCCGAAGATGGACCTGAGTGTGGTGTAATAGTTTTCCAAGAAACCTCTGACCCAACTTACAGTTTTCTAGATCAGGAGGGTGAGAATGAGATAGTTTCTAGGCCGCAGGAGATGTTAGTTAGTCCTGATGATACCAAACCATATGTAAGGGAAGTGGAAGAGATTCCAACACCTAATGAGAGTTGGAGTAAAACTCAATTAGATGAAAGTGTTGGAACTATGGTGTCTTTTGCGTCAGAAAACACTCCTGAGCCAGGAAACACACACGAGGAGACAGAGCACAAGGCTCCCAGGCGAAGAAGAGTTTGGAAGACCTCTGAAGACGTCTACAATATGATAAGGGCCCCGAAGGGAAACAAAAGGCATTGGCAGCTACCAAGTGTTGAAACAGAAACTACGCAGAGGTCCTTTCAAATCCATGATACTAGCGAGGAAACAGAAAGCACATCTGAGCAAGCCAGTGATTCAGGATTGCAAGAAAATTGGACCGTTCTTAAACAAATGTTTAGGCAGATGTTCCAGACAGCAGATACTACAAAGGGCGAGGATGAAGCTTATTGCTTAGTGGAATCTGAGAAGGATAATATTGATATCCATCAAAAAGCTGGAGACGATATTGGAAAAGAAACTTCTTACTGCCAAATTACTGGTACAGATAGATATGAACAGAATGAAGTGGAGACGGAGGATAAAGTCTATGCACATACCGTAGAAGATGAAGAATTAGAGTCGGCACAAGAAACAAACTGTAGAGAAGAGGAAGAAGGTAAAGGAGAAGAGCCGGATGCTACTGGAATGGCTAGTGACCAAGAAGGTGAATATGTACCGGAAGTGTTTGAAGAAGCTGGCTGGGCTCAAGGACTCTCTGAACTCGATGAGAGCAGAGAGCGTCAAGATTCTCGTGCTGAAATGCTTGAATATGATCGTAGTGAGACGGATTCAAACAAATCTTGCGAGAAATTTGACCAAACGCGGGAACTAGCAGAGGAAGCCAAGAACGATTGTAGCGTAGATACTGACACCAGCAGGTCATCTTTTGAAACTAGACAAGGTGATTCACATACTGAGGAGGTTGGCTTCGAGCAAGATCTCAGGGATCAGTTCCATGAGAAAAACAGCGCTGCGAGTAGCACGGAAGAGCACGTTGAAGAAATGGATTCTGATTCAATTCAAAGTGGTTGGAGCGTTGTAGATGATGAAGATAAAATCAAGTCTTATGTGGAGGAAAGTTTGGCTGGTGGAGGGGCAAGTAAGGTTGAAGAAATAGAGGAAACCAAAGAAGAATCTGATGACATGGAAACAAGTGCAAGTGAAGAGAACAGTGAAGATAAGACGGAACAAGAGCACCGGTTTGAGTGTCAAAAGGAGGAAGTAGATCGAAACAATGTAGAGCCAGCCGAGTCTTCCTGTTGTTTGCCCAAAGGAGACGAAGAAATTGGCGCAGCAGCTGATATAAACATGAAAGAAAATGAGGGAGAGGAGAGTTGTCGATCATCTACTTCTGATGCTTCACAAAAAGAAGCAGAGCGAGTTGAGAAACATCTGAAAAAGAAAGATGAAGCAAAAGAAAAAGAAAGAGCGAAAGAGAAAGAGAGATCAATGGTAGAAAGAGCTATCCGTGAAGCTCGGGAAAGAGCGTTTGCTGATGCTAAGGAAAGAGCAGGAAAAGCAGCAATGGAGAAAGCAAAGGCGAGAGTTCCCCGAAGAGTGGCTTCCGATGGTCCAAGGAGATCAGAGAAGGCATCTGTTGAGGTAAATGATAAGTTGTCATCAGCTGAGAAGGCTTCAATGCAAGCCAAACTCAGAGCCGAGCGTGCTGCTGTAGAGAGAGCACTCTCTGAGGCCAGAGAACGTGCGCTAGAAAAAGCATTGTCAGGTAAGTTTGATGCTTCTCAAACGAGAAGTTATGGTGGCAGCAAGTCTTTTGGCTCTTCTGGTGATAGACGAGGCTCCTCATCCTCATCTTCT CAGGGTACAGAGAACAAAAGTTCGGGTCCTTCTAGTTCTTCAAACCAGACTG CCAAAGGTGAGCCAATCCAGAGATGCAAAGCTAGATCTGAGAGACACCAGAGAACATCTGAGCGTGCG GCAGAAGCTCTTGCAGAGAAGAAACTTCGTGATCTCAAAGTCCAGAAAGAGGAGGCAGAGAGAAAT AGGCTCTCGGAAGCTCTTGATGCTGATGTAAAACGGTGGTCGAATGGAAAGGAAAACAACCTGCGGGCATTGCTCTCAACACTCCAATAT ATACTTGGAGCAGAGAGTGGATGGAAACCAATCCCTCTCACTGATCTTGTTTCAAGTGCTTCTGTGAGAAAAGCTTACCGGAAGGCAACTCTTTACGTTCATCCCGACAAGCTTCAACAACGTGGCGCATCCACACAACAGAAGTACATTTGCGAAAAGGTTTTTGACCTTCTCAAG GAAGCGTGGAACAAATTTGGTGCAGATGAACGATAA
- the LOC106300053 gene encoding auxilin-like protein 1 isoform X2: MEYEKPPSATTFSRKMTSRSHSLSLSFGANTVYDGVFSSPANAKSPLVDYGEIFRGSGPSPSSIPFLDVPELNVGKVKVDVRSSKLDYSSVFGGFGGCGDFAVTPNEVIVRPEKKERRSRRKGGSSSEEVKNLTSSPEMVRMKHSDILPHQTKENVTAHLTQVQAVPSPSPTLVVGEVSPLQKIVQGSENGTTCSSHVPIVAAPTQVVDNIISPLLKIGQRSEKGTIRSGQVPVVAAPTQVVDNTSLLQKVESKAPIPSVEEVQASRKRRSKTEVDYEKIFVRDECSTRDNYSTCKADSIAERRDVKPPSSLLQRTLNGASERSMGFSSGLPERFHQAEDDDDDSPSSPPFFDAETDVDSSAAESSAALKKALEEAQVRMNIAKQMMERKKSGFRSSAKLKSFDESPKVEVRTEAVVSSQVEDKRDEKVEEKTEESSPQVLGEVVNSSEQSFSNEGDQHAKRARKQWDVPEGLLNSTSDHKQQEVEEVKLEEEQARRARKHWDLPGGIFKSVMNSKKPEPESLAPAKPETDTKQEAQPLTENPFYTFGQLGSKIKGVVEAFTGSKVSQKNETHGTEEERSILPQMVHCEEGDSQEMLAKAEEILQQTECKGEIKQEEKSESKMSTLAEECSEKMEKETGWQVKTSCESEDGPECGVIVFQETSDPTYSFLDQEGENEIVSRPQEMLVSPDDTKPYVREVEEIPTPNESWSKTQLDESVGTMVSFASENTPEPGNTHEETEHKAPRRRRVWKTSEDVYNMIRAPKGNKRHWQLPSVETETTQRSFQIHDTSEETESTSEQASDSGLQENWTVLKQMFRQMFQTADTTKGEDEAYCLVESEKDNIDIHQKAGDDIGKETSYCQITGTDRYEQNEVETEDKVYAHTVEDEELESAQETNCREEEEGKGEEPDATGMASDQEGEYVPEVFEEAGWAQGLSELDESRERQDSRAEMLEYDRSETDSNKSCEKFDQTRELAEEAKNDCSVDTDTSRSSFETRQGDSHTEEVGFEQDLRDQFHEKNSAASSTEEHVEEMDSDSIQSGWSVVDDEDKIKSYVEESLAGGGASKVEEIEETKEESDDMETSASEENSEDKTEQEHRFECQKEEVDRNNVEPAESSCCLPKGDEEIGAAADINMKENEGEESCRSSTSDASQKEAERVEKHLKKKDEAKEKERAKEKERSMVERAIREARERAFADAKERAGKAAMEKAKARVPRRVASDGPRRSEKASVEVNDKLSSAEKASMQAKLRAERAAVERALSEARERALEKALSGKFDASQTRSYGGSKSFGSSGDRRGSSSSSSGTENKSSGPSSSSNQTAKGEPIQRCKARSERHQRTSERAAEALAEKKLRDLKVQKEEAERNRLSEALDADVKRWSNGKENNLRALLSTLQYILGAESGWKPIPLTDLVSSASVRKAYRKATLYVHPDKLQQRGASTQQKYICEKVFDLLKEAWNKFGADER, translated from the exons ATGGAGTACGAGAAGCCTCCCTCTGCTACTACTTTCTCCAGGAAGATGACTAGCCGTAGCCACAGCCTCAGCCTCAGCTTCGGCGCAAACACCGTATACGACGGCGTTTTCTCTTCTCCGGCGAACGCGAAGTCTCCTCTCGTCGATTACGGCGAGATATTCCGCGGCTCGGGTCCTTCTCCGTCCTCGATTCCGTTTCTCGATGTCCCCGAGCTCAACGTTGGTAAGGTTAAAGTCGATGTAAGGAGCTCCAAGCTCGATTACTCTTCTGTGTTCGGAGGGTTCGGAGGTTGCGGTGATTTCGCTGTTACTCCCAACGAAGTGATCGTTAGGCCTGAGAAGAAGGAAAGAAG GAGTCGTAGGAAAGGTGGAAGCTCTTCTGAGGAGGTCAAGAATCTAACTTCTTCACCTGAGATGGTTAGGATGAAGCATTCTGATATATTACCACACCAGACAAAAGAGAATGTGACAGCTCATCTTACTCAAGTTCAAGCTGTGCCTAGTCCTAGTCCTACTCTGGTGGTTGGTGAGGTTAGTCCGTTGCAGAAGATTGTCCAGGGCAGTGAGAATGGGACTACTTGCTCTAGTCACGTTCCCATTGTAGCTGCTCCTACTCAAGTGGTTGATAACATTATTAGTCCGTTGCTGAAGATTGGTCAGCGCAGTGAGAAGGGGACTATTCGTTCTGGTCAGGTTCCTGTTGTGGCTGCTCCTACTCAAGTGGTTGATAACACGAGTTTGTTGCAGAAGGTTGAAAGTAAAGCACCTATTCCATCAGTTGAGGAAGTCCAGGCTTCTAGAAAGCGGAGATCTAAAACTGAGGTGGATTACGAGAAGATCTTTGTTCGAGATGAATGCAGCACGCGTGATAACTACTCCACGTGCAAGGCTGATTCTATTGCTGAGCGTCGGGATGTGAAACCACCTTCCAGCTTGCTGCAGCGTACACTCAATGGAGCTTCTGAGAGATCTATGGGTTTCAGTTCAGGGCTTCCGGAGAGGTTTCATCAAGCTGAAGATGATGATGATGATTCTCCGAGTTCACCTCCGTTCTTTGATGCTGAAACAGATGTTGATTCTTCTGCTGCTGAGTCTTCCGCGGCGTTGAAAAAGGCTTTAGAAGAGGCTCAAGTGAGGATGAATATCGCAAAACAAATGATGGAAAGGAAGAAATCAGGTTTTCGCAGTTCCGCTAAACTTAAGTCTTTTGATGAGTCCCCTAAAGTTGAAGTAAGAACCGAAGCTGTGGTAAGTTCTCAAGTTGAAGACAAGAGGGACGAGAAAGTTGAAGAAAAAACAGAAGAAAGCAGTCCTCAAGTTCTTGGTGAAGTGGTGAACTCTTCAGAGCAATCATTCTCAAACGAGGGAGATCAACATGCAAAAAGAGCACGGAAGCAGTGGGATGTTCCTGAAGGACTTTTAAATTCAACCTCAGACCATAAGCAGCAAGAGGTCGAAGAGGTGAAGCTAGAAGAGGAACAAGCCAGAAGAGCTCGAAAACACTGGGACTTACCTGGAGGGATATTCAAATCAGTTATGAATAGTAAGAAGCCGGAGCCAGAAAGCCTTGCACCAGCCAAACCTGAAACTGATACGAAACAAGAGGCGCAACCATTGACTGAGAATCCCTTCTATACATTTGGACAGCTGGGTAGTAAAATAAAAGGTGTTGTAGAGGCCTTCACGGGAAGCAAGGTTTCACAAAAGAATGAGACACATGGAACGGAGGAGGAAAGATCTATCCTCCCTCAAATGGTTCACTGTGAAGAAGGCGACTCACAAGAGATGTTAGCTAAAGCGGAGGAGATCCTGCAACAAACTGAGTGTAAAGGCGAAATCAAACAAGAAGAGAAGTCTGAATCCAAAATGTCTACTCTTGCGGAAGAGTGTTCAGAGAAGATGGAGAAAGAAACAGGATGGCAAGTTAAAACTTCTTGCGAGTCCGAAGATGGACCTGAGTGTGGTGTAATAGTTTTCCAAGAAACCTCTGACCCAACTTACAGTTTTCTAGATCAGGAGGGTGAGAATGAGATAGTTTCTAGGCCGCAGGAGATGTTAGTTAGTCCTGATGATACCAAACCATATGTAAGGGAAGTGGAAGAGATTCCAACACCTAATGAGAGTTGGAGTAAAACTCAATTAGATGAAAGTGTTGGAACTATGGTGTCTTTTGCGTCAGAAAACACTCCTGAGCCAGGAAACACACACGAGGAGACAGAGCACAAGGCTCCCAGGCGAAGAAGAGTTTGGAAGACCTCTGAAGACGTCTACAATATGATAAGGGCCCCGAAGGGAAACAAAAGGCATTGGCAGCTACCAAGTGTTGAAACAGAAACTACGCAGAGGTCCTTTCAAATCCATGATACTAGCGAGGAAACAGAAAGCACATCTGAGCAAGCCAGTGATTCAGGATTGCAAGAAAATTGGACCGTTCTTAAACAAATGTTTAGGCAGATGTTCCAGACAGCAGATACTACAAAGGGCGAGGATGAAGCTTATTGCTTAGTGGAATCTGAGAAGGATAATATTGATATCCATCAAAAAGCTGGAGACGATATTGGAAAAGAAACTTCTTACTGCCAAATTACTGGTACAGATAGATATGAACAGAATGAAGTGGAGACGGAGGATAAAGTCTATGCACATACCGTAGAAGATGAAGAATTAGAGTCGGCACAAGAAACAAACTGTAGAGAAGAGGAAGAAGGTAAAGGAGAAGAGCCGGATGCTACTGGAATGGCTAGTGACCAAGAAGGTGAATATGTACCGGAAGTGTTTGAAGAAGCTGGCTGGGCTCAAGGACTCTCTGAACTCGATGAGAGCAGAGAGCGTCAAGATTCTCGTGCTGAAATGCTTGAATATGATCGTAGTGAGACGGATTCAAACAAATCTTGCGAGAAATTTGACCAAACGCGGGAACTAGCAGAGGAAGCCAAGAACGATTGTAGCGTAGATACTGACACCAGCAGGTCATCTTTTGAAACTAGACAAGGTGATTCACATACTGAGGAGGTTGGCTTCGAGCAAGATCTCAGGGATCAGTTCCATGAGAAAAACAGCGCTGCGAGTAGCACGGAAGAGCACGTTGAAGAAATGGATTCTGATTCAATTCAAAGTGGTTGGAGCGTTGTAGATGATGAAGATAAAATCAAGTCTTATGTGGAGGAAAGTTTGGCTGGTGGAGGGGCAAGTAAGGTTGAAGAAATAGAGGAAACCAAAGAAGAATCTGATGACATGGAAACAAGTGCAAGTGAAGAGAACAGTGAAGATAAGACGGAACAAGAGCACCGGTTTGAGTGTCAAAAGGAGGAAGTAGATCGAAACAATGTAGAGCCAGCCGAGTCTTCCTGTTGTTTGCCCAAAGGAGACGAAGAAATTGGCGCAGCAGCTGATATAAACATGAAAGAAAATGAGGGAGAGGAGAGTTGTCGATCATCTACTTCTGATGCTTCACAAAAAGAAGCAGAGCGAGTTGAGAAACATCTGAAAAAGAAAGATGAAGCAAAAGAAAAAGAAAGAGCGAAAGAGAAAGAGAGATCAATGGTAGAAAGAGCTATCCGTGAAGCTCGGGAAAGAGCGTTTGCTGATGCTAAGGAAAGAGCAGGAAAAGCAGCAATGGAGAAAGCAAAGGCGAGAGTTCCCCGAAGAGTGGCTTCCGATGGTCCAAGGAGATCAGAGAAGGCATCTGTTGAGGTAAATGATAAGTTGTCATCAGCTGAGAAGGCTTCAATGCAAGCCAAACTCAGAGCCGAGCGTGCTGCTGTAGAGAGAGCACTCTCTGAGGCCAGAGAACGTGCGCTAGAAAAAGCATTGTCAGGTAAGTTTGATGCTTCTCAAACGAGAAGTTATGGTGGCAGCAAGTCTTTTGGCTCTTCTGGTGATAGACGAGGCTCCTCATCCTCATCTTCT GGTACAGAGAACAAAAGTTCGGGTCCTTCTAGTTCTTCAAACCAGACTG CCAAAGGTGAGCCAATCCAGAGATGCAAAGCTAGATCTGAGAGACACCAGAGAACATCTGAGCGTGCG GCAGAAGCTCTTGCAGAGAAGAAACTTCGTGATCTCAAAGTCCAGAAAGAGGAGGCAGAGAGAAAT AGGCTCTCGGAAGCTCTTGATGCTGATGTAAAACGGTGGTCGAATGGAAAGGAAAACAACCTGCGGGCATTGCTCTCAACACTCCAATAT ATACTTGGAGCAGAGAGTGGATGGAAACCAATCCCTCTCACTGATCTTGTTTCAAGTGCTTCTGTGAGAAAAGCTTACCGGAAGGCAACTCTTTACGTTCATCCCGACAAGCTTCAACAACGTGGCGCATCCACACAACAGAAGTACATTTGCGAAAAGGTTTTTGACCTTCTCAAG GAAGCGTGGAACAAATTTGGTGCAGATGAACGATAA